A region of the Pseudoliparis swirei isolate HS2019 ecotype Mariana Trench chromosome 21, NWPU_hadal_v1, whole genome shotgun sequence genome:
TTTCCTAGAGTGACACGGCTCCAGGAGGCCGGGGTCATTTATCTACAGGCGCTGCAGGTGACCACGGCGTGACGCTGCAGAGCCAGTGGATCCTGACGCCGCACCACTTgacaaaaaacaccaaaaaaacccCGTCTCATTCCAGTCTCGCTGCCCGGGGCTCTTTTCTACCCCCCACTAATCGTTTTGCCCCCCCAGAGCCCAGCCGCTTATGTGGTTCTTGAGAGCCAGGAGGCTCTTCCTGGTGTGGGCCCGCCCTCCTCCGGTTACGACACCCTCTGACCCCTGCCCCCCCGATTGACCTGATTGGCCAAACGCTCCATCCATCTCCCGCATCTCCTTGTTCATTTTGGCGATCCGCAGcctgaaagaaaagaggagaggatccGTCAAGAAAAGCCGGATTACATAATCaggccttttgttttgttttctcgcCGTAAATACTCACAAAGTGACGATGTCAGCGTTGGCGGTGTCCACGGCGATAGTGATGGGGTCTTTGTGGGTCTTGTCTTTGGCGTTGTAGTCGGCCCCTCGCTTCAAGAAGAGACACACCAGCCTGGGAAAGCAGAgcgataaagtgtgtgtgtgagtgtgtgtgtgtgtgtgtgtgtgtgtgtgtgtgtgtgcatcccttATAAACACAAAATCTGACCACCTGACAGCCAGTTAACCCCCTGCTTCCCTTCGTGTGTCTTTTAATTCACCAAGTCAAACTTTAGACCTGCATAACATTAACAGGTGACTAGGTACACGTTGAGTAATTCATATCATAAAAGGAAAGATGAGGACAGCGACAATGTGACAAGAAAATATTGAGACAAGACGGCCTTCTAcagtttgtattattataatacaagTTAATTATTTTCAATGAAATCACATACACAGCCACGCAACTTCTCCAGTGGATTAATTACATAAAGACGATATTTGTTTGCGTTTCAAGTTTTCTGATATTTCTGTATTTAGGAGAAATCTCCAGCCACAAATAGATAATGTTGTAGAATATACATCTAACTGTGTATTGTGGATGTATTCTCTCCTTTAGGCCGCACGATGACAAAAACAGGCCTCAAAGTTCACTTGCAGGAAAAAATCTAATGTTTTTTTGCCCGTAGTGTCTGGCCTTAAATAGAAACACTACGATGAcgacgtttttattttttcatgcatGTGACAGTTAAACTCTTTCGACACATTTTCCAAATGTTTGCGGTTCTTACggaagaggaaatgaagaagAGTGAGAGCATGAAGTACCTGTGGCTCTTTTAGTTTGTGTAACAATTTGATcaaagggggaggagtcttGTTCTCTTGAATGTACTCTAAAAATAGAACTTCCTCTTGATTTTGAATGATAGATCGCGATCCAATGCTCCTCTAATCCGTCCCAGACGAGGGATAGACTTCTAGATAAGCAGCTACAAAGCAGCATTtttaatgaagtgtgtgtgtgtgtgtgtgtgtgtcctacccgGTGTGACCCAGGATGGTGGCGTGGTGAAGCGGTCCTCTCCCATTGCTGTCGGTCTGGTTGATATTGGCGCTGTTCTGCAGCAGGAACTCGCAGGCTGCCAGCGCATTCTGGACcggggaaacaggaaacgcGTGAGCTCACACACGACCTACACAACGTGAGCCTCGCCACGTGTACGAAAaggagaggtcaagaggtcaaaacCCTCCAAATCCAGTGCGATGCCCCCCTCACCGATGACACCGCCTGTATCAGCGGCGTGCTGGACTCCTCGGCCGCGTTGACCCAGTTGACGCTGGCGCCGTGGGCCAGAGCGTCGGTCATGACGGGGAAGTTCTGCAGGGCCGCCGAGCGGTACAACAACGCACCGGGGTGCAGCCCGCTcagatcctcttcctcttcgtccacgtctgaggagatgaggagaggggggagggttaaCTTTTCTTCGTCAAACTGAAGACTCGACACATcttattgattttttaaattagttttcttCATGAAGACTTAATAAAATGAGCTCCTGGGAGTCCGTGATGAACACATTGCACAAGACCTTGTTTATCTCACCTTTGTGTGCATTGTTCTTTTGGACAAGGTCACTGGGGCTcagtcctgggggggggggggagagagagagagagagagagataaagagagagaaagacacgaTTACTGGTTTATCCTGCTGACTGCAAcagtgccacacacacaatacagctGACTAGGCCCTGAGTATTATCAACTTTAGCTGAATCACCAACTTTGgggattgagtgtgtgtgtgtgtgtgtgtgtgtgtgtgtgttgaaaccaGCAGGAGTATGAAGAGGGACGAACTACTCGACAACAAAGCACGCAACCAGCTAGATGATGGGTTCTTTAGGAGTCTGGCTCCAGCCTCTCGGCGCTGACCTGTTCCCCGGGCCAGAGTGGCTCTGTTGGGTTTGGGTTTGAGCGCCGGCCGCTGCCCGGTCCGGTCCTGCGCGTCGGTTCGGTTCCTCCTGTCGCTGGATCGCCTCACCACCGGGTTCCTGCCGGTCTCGAGCAGCTTGTGGATGAACTTCTTCTCAACGTACTTTGATCTGATCCACGactccttgtttcctctggaGGGGCAGAAACGacagagcagagaggaagagaagaaccgGACGGGAGGGGACTCAGATTTCTTCATTCTTCTTTCACGCATTCGTAAATAATAAATCAAAGCAGACATGCAGGGCCGTATGTGTCGACGTGTTTCTGGTTGGACTTGTTCTCAACTCGACTCCGCAGCTCATCGTGCAGCTGAGAGACAAGAATGCTTCACACAGGCCTCCCGAGGCGCGCAGCGTCTTTTAATTAAGTCATCAATTCTGTTAAAAAGAGCTCCATTTAGTGCCTCCTCTCGTCACCATTTAATTACAGCACACACGCAGGACGAGCCCCGCTTATGAATACCAATGAACTGCATGCTCATCCGCTGTGTTGTGAAGGAGTTTGAGTCGTCAGTATGTCCTGGACAAAGAGAACAGGAAGTCAAAGAATAGGTCGAGAGAGAGTTGTGTGCCGCCGATGTATTCATCTGTAAATCCACAAATATCTTTGCAGACTGTACTATTTAAACACGCAGAGAGGCAGAATTAAACCGTCATGCAATGACATGAATATGACagcaggaggagatgaagagtcttctttttttatttataacgaTTTATGAGTCACGCTGGATCAACAGCTTCATGAAAGAGGCCGGAGAGTCTTTATCGTGAGGACGTGAAGTTCCCTGGAAGGAAGGTTGGTCGCTCAGGTGCGTACTGTTGTCAGATGATGAAGGACCAAATATGACTCATTAGGAAACAGGCAAAGTACTTAAATAATAACACACGGGGGAAAAAATGTTAAAGTGTAAACATCCATAAACATATTATTAATCGTGTCTTTCACAACCAGGATCAATTTGTTCCTTTTTAGGAGATGTGTCGTTCCCTCATCAAGACCTTCCGGCTCTCTGGCTTCGATGCGTTGGGCCTTAGATATTCCTCGTCGTCATGCCACGCATTTCATTTCAACAAACCAAGACGGCCGGTATGAGGAAGTGGAGACGATGCGACGGATCAGAATGCTAATTGAACGGATGTCAATCAAACACTTTTTCTTCTGATCTTTTGTCATACTCTGAGACATGCCTTCATTTAGAGGCATTTCTTTAGGGAAATCCATTTCAAAGgaatgtgaaaagtaaaaaaacattttgtgcGTTTTCTTTACATTGTGGCTCTTTGTTTGATTCCCAGATTAATCAGTTTAGTGTCTTTAAACTTAAAGAATATATTATTGGACTCCCACGACATCAGGAGACACGTCACAACCAGACCGGGTCCATCGTTTCCCCGACGGCGTCTTTTTGAGAGACGACCTGGTTTCTAAAATAAACTCACTGCTGAACAAATGAAGCCAAGAGCCAACGCTGAGAGagccctgatgacatcaccggtGTCACACTCCCCCAGAGCCAGATGAGACGCAGCACTCGCGTCTATGCGTGGGTCACTCTGTACCTGGGGCTGGAGGGGTGGGGCTTCTTGATGGTGATCTCATCGATCCGAGCCTCGTAGATCCGGTTGATGACCGTGTTTCCCAATTCACACATCAACTAAAAAGGACGAGGAATACCGTCATATATTTCAGTGCCAGGGGCGCCGAGTCAAAGTCGACgtattattcatttcatattggtGTTGTGTAGCTGCTGCAGGTCAAACGTTACGTCACCTTGATGAGCTCCGGCTCCCAGGAGTCGAGAGTGAGGGAGCGCACTTTGGAGAAATGGACTCCCAGGCTCCTGTTAAGTGGAGGAAACCATTACAGCTAAGGTTTCaaggcaagtgtgtgtgtgtgtgtgtgtgtgtgtgtacctgtgtattcCCGAGCAGACGATACAAAGTGTGATGCCCAGGTTGATCGAGGCCCAGTCAGGACCGAGCTCCCCGCAGTCGCAGCAGTGCTTGTTCCCTGGGATCGCTTGGACCTCCTCCAGGGCCTTGCAGCTCGTGCTATCCtgatcccctcctcccccccctccccccagactGTTCAGAGATACCGAGCTGCAGCGCTGTctctgatgaacacacacacacacacacacgagcgaaTGAGAAGACAAACAAAGGCGCACACAACTTCCTCTGTATCTGCTCGGATTAAACTCCCACGGAAAAGATGCAggtatgacgtgtgtgtgtgtgtgtgtgtgctcgctcACTAGGCTGTGTGGGTCCTCTCTGTGCTCCTGAAAGGCTGAGGCGATGCTGTTTTGGACGGCACTGATCCACGCCTGCTGCTGCCTCTCAGAGTCGGCCTGCAACAaacaacacctgcacaaacacgCGAGAAATGGACGCTCTCCTCGCCACGATTAAATTCACCGCCGCCGCTTGAATACACGTacgcgtccacacacacacacacacacacacacacacacacacacacacacacacacacacacacacacacacacacacacacacacacacacacacacacacacacacacacacacacacacacacacacacacacacacacacacacacacacacacactttgacggGGAGACCACTTCAAAGCAGAAGCGTCTCTCGTTGTCGGCGCTGGGCTTCACGGTGCAGAGACGCAGGTCCTCCACCACGGCCGTCGGCTGGTCCTGAGAGACACGCAGGTCAGAAGACCACGCATGGTGtatgcacacgtgtgtgtgtgtgtcctttattTGGCTGTTCGAGACATTTATCTCAAATATACCTTGAATCTCTTCTGATACACCAGCTGACTTTTCTGAATCGAAAACCAACGCCTGGAGGGAGAAGATCAAATGGTCATGGAGTCGAGGATTAAGTCTTTGgaaaggagacacacacacacacacacacacacactattttcCAACACAGTGGACATGCGAGTCCTTTTAGTGCGACGTGTGGAGGGAGAGAAGCACAAAGCCTGTGGGTGAACTCGTACCTGCTCCAGGTCTTGAAGGCGTTGCTGGCTCTCTTGTAGAGGTATCCCTCCATGGCGATCCCATTGGCTGAGTCAGCGTTGAAATCCATGATCGAGTCGTCATAGGACACGTCCTGGGAATATTAAAAACAAGTAACTTATTGGAAATTAAAATGAGCGTTAATGGGCTATTACTGTATTTTAAttgtgggtttaaaaaaaagcagcatCCATGAGACATGTTAAACGATGCGTTACCTTCTTCTTGATCGCAGCATGTCTCTGCTCCATGTCCCTCTTCTCACGGGCAGAATTTAGGATAAACTGAGTTTGCTATTGAGACAGACCCAAATATTGATTATTAAATGATGGGCATTAGTGCGCTCATAACAGAGCTCTTAGggtataatatattaaattcgCCGAAACATTTATCGATTTGCCGTTTTTTTACTCAGCAAAGTGGAACAGGTTAATCAGCAGGCTGCTCGTCCACAATGGGGCTTAAAGACACAGTTTAATATTCATAACACGTTAACCCGATGGAGACAACGTCTGGAAAGCCTCTGATAAATTGAAAATGTAGATTTTATGGCATTTGGTAAGGCTAACGTTTGGTTTGTGTTTTATATAGAAAGTCAATTTAAATAAAAGCTGTAAAAAGTATAATTGCATGAATTCtgatatatgtacatgtatctatgtatttatattagtaCCTTTTCTGTCTATTTACTGAACTCCAGGACTGCTTTCCCTTTCCTCTATCCGGAGTCAGACTGAAGAGCACCGCTGGTAGTTTCCCTCCTCGATCAGTTTGTCGCAATACACATGCAGCACGTCACATGCAGCACGTCACATGCAGCACGCCACATGCAGCACAGCACATGCAGCACGTCACATGCTGTACGCCACATGCTGTACGCCACATGCAGCACGTCACATGCAGCACGCCACATGCAGCACGTCACATGCAGCACGCCACATGCAGCACGCCACATGCAGCACGTCACATGCAGCACGTCACATGCTGTACGCCACATGCTGTACGCCACATGCAGCACGTCACATGCAGCACGCCACATGCAGCACGTCACATGCAGCACGCCACATGCAGCACGTCACATGCAGCACGCCACATGCAGCACGCCACATGCAGCACGTCACATGCAGCACGTCACATGCTGTACGCCACATGCAGCACGCCACATGCAGCACGCCACATGCAGCACGCCACATGCAGCACGACCCATGCAGCACGCCCCATGCAGCATGTCACATGCAGCACGCCCCATGCAGCACGTCACATGCAGCACGCCACATGCAGCACGTCACATGCAGCACGTCACATGCAGCACGCCCCATGCAGCATGTCACATGCAGCACGCCCCATGCAGCACGTCACATGCAGCACAC
Encoded here:
- the acap1 gene encoding arf-GAP with coiled-coil, ANK repeat and PH domain-containing protein 1 encodes the protein MTVKLDFEECLKDSPRFRAEIEQVQTDLSELETRLEKLVKQCQAMLEAGRVYCQTSKSFVNGLRDLGHHCSGDKTMEECLDKFSITLSIILEAQGEVIETTQKSVKTKLQNFVKEDVRRFKDVRKEFERGSESLEGALVRNAQAPRGKQHEVEEASNALLNARRTFRAEALDYVLEINVIEAKKKTDILMAMLSLMEAQAQLFQHGHQSLSELDEYRRKLNEEQTQFILNSAREKRDMEQRHAAIKKKDVSYDDSIMDFNADSANGIAMEGYLYKRASNAFKTWSRRWFSIQKSQLVYQKRFKDQPTAVVEDLRLCTVKPSADNERRFCFEVVSPSKCCLLQADSERQQQAWISAVQNSIASAFQEHREDPHSLRQRCSSVSLNSLGGGGGGGDQDSTSCKALEEVQAIPGNKHCCDCGELGPDWASINLGITLCIVCSGIHRSLGVHFSKVRSLTLDSWEPELIKLMCELGNTVINRIYEARIDEITIKKPHPSSPRGNKESWIRSKYVEKKFIHKLLETGRNPVVRRSSDRRNRTDAQDRTGQRPALKPKPNRATLARGTGLSPSDLVQKNNAHKDVDEEEEDLSGLHPGALLYRSAALQNFPVMTDALAHGASVNWVNAAEESSTPLIQAVSSNALAACEFLLQNSANINQTDSNGRGPLHHATILGHTGLVCLFLKRGADYNAKDKTHKDPITIAVDTANADIVTLLRIAKMNKEMREMDGAFGQSGDETYHDIFRDFSHMASNNPEKLKRRSADPKT